The sequence GGCAGAGGAGGAATTGGAGGTTCTAAGGACCTGCCCaggtggggggtgggcggggagcAAGCTGAGTAGAGACCCCACACAGGTTCCTGCTCCTAGTACAAGTCTGGGTACAAGACCTTGAGCGGCTACTTCTGTGTTATGTGACCTGGCTGAAGGcactttctttatttcctcatctgtaaatgggattgaAGACCACATCTGCTTTGAATCCCTATTGCAACAACTGCAGGAGACAGATGTGGTCTTGTCCCTGAGGACAGTGCCCAGCAGGTAGCAAAGGTTATTATGTAGCAAACTAAAGCCAAGGCAAGCAGAGGGCCAGGACCTCTCAACATGCCACGTTCTTAACACAAAACACGAAAGCATGGGGTAAACATCAATTTGACAAACATGAATCCTGCCTTGTGAAGCATTGAGCCCACACTGGGGAGATGACATGCATACGAGACACAGTCCCCACCCAGGGGGAACACTGCGTCTGGTTGGGGAGGTAGATGTCCAGTGACAATCGTGCAAGTAATTATGTAACAGCAGGGCCTGGATAGGCAAAGTGGGAAGGAATAGCAATAAATGTAAACGTGACAGTTTTCCAAGTACTCCTTGGTACTTTATAGAACATTGTCTCTGTGGATCCCCAACAAACCTGGAGGCAGATCCTGAGATGAGACCTGACTGGAAagttggaaactgaggcacagagagtagCAGTTAGTTGCTGAGGTCACCTCACAGAGTGGAGCCTCACACCCAGGCGGGGTGGACCAAGGGACACATCCTCATCTGGGTTTGCTGGGCTGGGGCAGTGGACAGGAACCGGAGGCTAATCGGCCCAGCCCTTGAGCCCACGTGCCCTGTCCACCTGCCTGCAGGTGCTCTTCCTACAGTGGCAGGAGACTCGGTGCCCCAATGCCAGCTTCTTGCTCAATGGCGACGATGACGTCTTTGCACACACAGACAACATGGTCTCCTACCTGATGGGCCACAGTCCTGATCACCATCTCTTCGTGGGGCACCTGATCTACAATGTGGGCCCCATCCGGAACCCCTGGAGCAAGTACTATGTGCCAAAGATAGTGACACAGAAAGAGCACTACCCACCCTACTGCGGGGGTGGTGGCTTCCTGCTGTCCCGTTTCACAGCTACTGCCCTGCGCCGGGCCAGCCACACCCTAGACCTCTTCCCCATCGATGACGTCTTCCTGGGCATGTGCCTGGAGAAGGAGGGCCTGAAGCCTGCCTCACACAGTGGTATCCGCACGGCTGGCGTTTGGGCCCCCTCGAACCGCCTGTCCTCCTTTGACCCCTGCTTCTACCGGGAGCTGCTGCTGGTTCACCGCTTCTTGCCATACGAAACGCTGCTCATGTGGGACGCACTGAGCCAGCCCAACATCACCTGTGGCAGGCGAGTGCACATCCACCCGGGGGATGGCTTGGCCCTCAGCCTCTAGGCTCCCATCTCCACTTCCATAGGAAGGGGCAGTGTTGTCCTCCCAGGAAGCTGAGACCTTTGTCCTCCTAGGGCCTGGCGAAGTGCTAGGGAGGCTTTGCTGAGTGAATAGCTTTGCTGGCAAACCCCTACACATCCTTCTAAACCCACCCAGTGCTGCTTAGACCCTGTTATATCATCCTTCCTACACTCTCAGCTGGAGAGACCATCATCTCTCTCGCCATGGCAGCTAGTGGTAGAAGCACTTCGACTGGGGTTCCAACTGCTGCTGCGGCTTCCAGCCCAGTCGAGTCAAGGTCCCACACCACAGCCCCAGCCTTGATCATGGGCTGGACCGTACTTGGGGGCCAGCCTCTCCTTGGTAGTGAACCTGCGGTGGTTTAATTATGGGTGAGTTTGGGCCATGGTTCAAAGCCAATTGGGAATTCCTGGGTTCACATGCAGCTGAAGAGAGAAGTGTTTTTCAGTCTGGGGAAGGTTGGTTCGGTACCTGACCCCTTCCTGGGTCTTGGACCcctgagggggtgggaggggccagAGAGGCCATGAATTGGactgccctctccctgcctgTGGTATTAAGTGCTCTACTGGTGGAAGGATTGGGCAAAGGAGGAACAGCTGTCTGTCTCAGCCAATTGGGACTCAACATCTAGAGTCCCTGGCAGGACCCAGCTCCCCACACCTCGGCTCCCCAAGAACTCAGGGAACATTATTGGGATCAGAGGGGTCTTCACTGGGCCCGAGGCCAGCATATCCACTCACCCCAGTGCCCAGAGAATGGGGAGGTTCAGGTCATTGAGTGGCCCTGAGCTCTTGGGACCCAGGGCCCCAGGGCCCCAGAATTAGGACTGGGGAGATCCAAGCAAACTGGTGACCCCCAGCCCTGCGGGCCGGGGACAGATGTCTGGGACTTGGGCCTCCCAGGCATTGGGGTGGTGGCAGGGGTCAACTCATACAGCAGAGTGCAGACTGGAGAGTGGGTCCTCAGGGAATAAAAAGTTTTGTGAAGACCtggaggtcttttttttttaatgtgatttataGGTTTTAACTCAGACCAAtctacatttatttgtaaaagtcTCATTTTCAGTAGAAAATACTCATATACACCAATGGATGAAGTGGGACTGCAGGTGTCTCTGTCAGGTAGCTctgacctcaccccacccctgctcaAACACCCGCCAGAATTCCCAATCGCCCAAGACTGATTCTCACTGCCAGCTTGACAGCAGGCTCAGGAGAGAGAGGCACAGGGTGAGTCTATTCCTACCCGGGCCTGTCTAAGCCTCCTGCTTCCAACAAGACTCCTTCCCAACCGCTCCcaacctccccccacctccctggtTCACCTCCTCCTACTAGGACTGTGGTTCCCTGTCTTCTGTCCTgactccttctctcccttctttatttattgtgtacctactgtgtgctgcaCACTTTGCCCTGTACTCTTTCTCCCAGCCCCATAGGAAGGGTCAACAAATACGGACCCACCTTATAGCGAGCTGGTCATATCATACACCCCCGTCTCAGGATGAAGGCAGGATATGAGTGAGACTGGTCAGAGTTGGATCAATAATATGCACTGTGACTGATTCAGACATTCATGTGTGTGTCCACCATTAAGTGGGCCTTAAGTGACATTAAAGCTCTCCGTGGGTCTTGATAGatacctggattcaaatcttgcACTTGGCCACTCCTTCCCTGTCTGACCTTGGCAAGCAGTCATCTACCTAGGTTTTGGTTTCCCCACTTTGTGTTGTGATGACTCTCAAATTGTTACCAAGCTCCTGGAAATGTCAGTGGGTCCATGGCTGCCAGGGGCCAAGCACACGTGAGTGCTGACCCAGGCTTGTCCCTTTTTCTTGAGAAAATGCAAAAAGCTGTTTTGAATTCTGcaggaattttatttatttactattggAGAGAGGGGGTGTAACAAATGCAGAGAGGGCAGCTCCTGGGGCTCCTCAGAGGTGAGGACATTTGGCTCTTAGTGTCTGGCATCTCCGTAAAACCAACGCTCCTCCAAGCTAGGGTTGGGTATGTTTTATTCCCCAGTTAGCCCCACAGAGAATAGGTGACCAAGGTGAGGTGGTGAGTGCCCCATCCCAGGAGGTAATCAACAATGTACCCCCCAGATGTGGGGCTTTATGGTGCTGTGTGGCTTCAAGAGCTCACCAGACCAGACCTAGGTCTCTAGCTCCCCCGATGCCATGCCCCAGGAGGGCTCAATTGGGACAGAGGGTCAGCAGATCTTGCCGAGTGCAGCCGCTGAGGCAGCAGTGGCGGGCAGGGTTGGTGGCAGCTGCCCGGCGGTGGTGGTAATGTTGAGAGGCCTGGGCCCGGGGCTGTGGTGCAAGTACCAGCATGGGGTCCCTGTCAGCCACCAGCCCATGGAGGAGATGTTGTCCTTCCAGCCATTGCAGCAGCTCACCTAGAGACAGAGTACAGTTTAGCATAGATTGGGGAACCCAGAGGAGCCCGCACACCGTGTACACATCCCTGTATGCTCACATCCCACTGCGTGTCCCACCAAAGGCTCGTCATGCAGACAAATAGAAAGTGAGTGCTTATTAAGTGCCCACTGCGTACCGGCCACAGATTTAATCCCCAACCCAGGTGTGTACACTCCTGACCCATGCTCACACTCAAGTCCCCAGCTGTGCAGACTCCCAGGTGCCACCCATCACATGGACGCACAGACACTTCACAGAGCAGAAGACGGCAGGGGTAACGTGACACATACATGCGCACGGGTATGCAGGCAGTGgtcacacacggacacacacaatCCCTGGGTGAGCACACACAGCGCATACCCTCATCCTCCCTTCCCAGTCCCCCCACCTGCCACGTGCGCCTCTGTACACGCATCTGCACCTGTGTCACACAGACCAACGCCGGCACACAAACGTGTTTTACGCTTTCTACACCAGCACCAGGACGAGGGTGAGGAGAGCAAGCACTGGCCTTGGTGCACAATTTAAGGGAGCGCCCACACTCAACgatcaaattttaatacaatatttttaaaaatcaaaattaatgcaaaagtGCATGAAGCT comes from Rhinolophus ferrumequinum isolate MPI-CBG mRhiFer1 chromosome 18, mRhiFer1_v1.p, whole genome shotgun sequence and encodes:
- the B3GNT3 gene encoding N-acetyllactosaminide beta-1,3-N-acetylglucosaminyltransferase 3 isoform X2, with product MRCSRPMQTAVGLAAMLGIFTLFLLNLQLSPPPCGGPKEPLASPTALTWPPPPSHPRPAPCRANTSMAELRDFSEQPQHVRDFLLHRHCRDFPLLQDVSPAKCAQPVFLLLVIKSSPSNYERRELVRRTWGRERKVQGVQLRRLFLVGTASQPLEAPKVNRLLAIEARVHRDILQWDFHDTFFNLTLKQVLFLQWQETRCPNASFLLNGDDDVFAHTDNMVSYLMGHSPDHHLFVGHLIYNVGPIRNPWSKYYVPKIVTQKEHYPPYCGGGGFLLSRFTATALRRASHTLDLFPIDDVFLGMCLEKEGLKPASHSGIRTAGVWAPSNRLSSFDPCFYRELLLVHRFLPYETLLMWDALSQPNITCGRRVHIHPGDGLALSL
- the INSL3 gene encoding insulin-like 3, with amino-acid sequence MDPRLLPWALVLLGPALALALAHAPAPEAREKLCGHHFVRALVRVCGGPRWSLETRRPVAGGDRELLQWLEGQHLLHGLVADRDPMLVLAPQPRAQASQHYHHRRAAATNPARHCCLSGCTRQDLLTLCPN